Proteins from a genomic interval of Oncorhynchus kisutch isolate 150728-3 linkage group LG28, Okis_V2, whole genome shotgun sequence:
- the LOC109873086 gene encoding claudin-4-like, giving the protein MSMGMEIVGIALGVIGFILGIVVCALPLWKVTAYIGANIITSQTIWEGLWMNCVTQSTGQMQCKVYDSLLALPQDLQAARAMTIIAIILGILGVMVSIVGAKCTNCIDDEPSKAKVMIISGIFFILAGILVLIPVSWSASTIIQDFYNPLLINAQKRELGASLYIGWGAAALLLIGGAMLCSSCPPREEKRYKPPGMAAPHSGGAAGYVRKDYV; this is encoded by the coding sequence ATGTCGATGGGCATGGAGATTGTGGGGATTGCCCTGGGCGTCATAGGATTCATCCTGGGCATCGTGGTCTGTGCTTTGCCCTTGTGGAAGGTGACGGCCTATATCGGAGCCAACATTATCACATCCCAGACCATATGGGAGGGCCTGTGGATGAACTGTGTAACCCAGAGTACGGGACAGATGCAGTGTAAGGTCTACGACTCCCTCCTGGCCTTGCCCCAGGACCTGCAGGCCGCCAGAGCCATGACAATCATCGCAATCATCCTGGGGATTCTAGGGGTGATGGTCTCCATCGTCGGAGCCAAGTGCACCAACTGCATCGATGATGAACCCTCCAAAGCTAAAGTCATGATCATCTCCGGAATTTTCTTCATCCTGGCCGGGATCCTAGTTCTCATCCCTGTCTCCTGGTCGGCCAGCACCATCATCCAAGACTTCTACAACCCCCTTCTGATCAACGCACAGAAGAGGGAGCTGGGGGCCTCTCTCTACATTGGCTGGGGGGCTGCAGCCCTGCTACTGATCGGAGGGGCCATGCTGTGCAGCTCCTGCCCCCCCAGGGAGGAGAAGAGGTACAAGCCCCCCGGCATGGCCGCCCCTCACAGCGGGGGCGCAGCGGGATACGTCAGGAAGGACTACGTCTGA